The Candidatus Nitrosocosmicus franklandus genome contains a region encoding:
- the dph2 gene encoding diphthamide biosynthesis enzyme Dph2, with product MIQIDEESIFKIIRSKKPRSVALNGPEPLLPKIQKVSENIEKEFGITSYIISDRSWGSCDLNTKAAEMLRADILFNIGHTISLENFGEKVFMINAFDTISFEKIAMKCANELKGKYKTISLVTYSQHLHQIDTVRRIFEKSGYNVELGKGKGQLNDAQVFGCEFHPLHKFQHNVEAFIFLGQSRFHSIGVALSTEKPTFMLDPYFEEFTQINEEAEVVKKRAILSVYKALDAKTIGIIIGLKEGQFANIKALELRKELKKLGMNTQLLAMTEITNERLENFREIDAFVQVACPRLGTDNFFSKPVLSVPQALTLIKLLKKEPVDEFFRIQHWL from the coding sequence ATGATTCAAATAGATGAGGAAAGTATTTTTAAAATTATTAGATCAAAGAAACCTCGTTCAGTAGCTTTGAACGGCCCTGAGCCATTGTTACCAAAAATTCAAAAAGTTTCGGAAAATATCGAGAAGGAATTTGGTATAACGTCCTATATCATAAGCGATAGAAGTTGGGGTTCTTGTGATTTAAATACTAAGGCTGCAGAAATGCTGAGAGCAGATATATTGTTTAACATAGGACACACGATCAGTTTAGAAAACTTTGGTGAAAAAGTATTTATGATAAACGCTTTTGACACTATCAGTTTTGAAAAGATTGCAATGAAGTGTGCCAATGAACTAAAAGGAAAATACAAAACGATATCGTTAGTTACATATAGCCAGCACTTACACCAAATTGATACCGTCAGAAGAATATTTGAGAAGAGTGGATATAATGTAGAATTAGGAAAAGGCAAAGGACAGTTAAATGATGCACAAGTATTCGGTTGCGAATTTCATCCCTTACATAAATTTCAGCATAATGTGGAGGCATTCATATTTCTTGGCCAGAGTAGATTCCATTCGATAGGAGTAGCTCTCTCCACAGAAAAGCCTACATTCATGTTAGATCCATATTTTGAGGAATTTACACAAATAAATGAAGAAGCAGAGGTTGTGAAGAAGAGAGCGATCTTGTCAGTGTACAAAGCACTTGATGCAAAAACCATTGGAATAATAATCGGTCTCAAGGAAGGGCAATTTGCAAATATCAAAGCATTAGAACTCAGAAAAGAATTAAAAAAATTGGGAATGAATACCCAGTTATTAGCTATGACCGAAATCACTAACGAAAGACTAGAAAATTTTAGGGAAATAGACGCTTTTGTCCAGGTAGCTTGTCCCAGATTGGGTACGGACAATTTTTTTTCAAAGCCAGTACTTTCAGTCCCACAGGCATTAACATTAATTAAATTATTAAAAAAGGAACCCGTCGATGAATTTTTTAGAATTCAACACTGGTTGTAG
- a CDS encoding response regulator, whose amino-acid sequence MTSKVEINNPSKNKMARVMVVDDEKDILRIIKRDLEITNEFQVEVFSSGHDALNSFRNHELGYYDVIITDIRMPRMNGFELYRHIKEMRPNTKIAFITAFEINKDEFTKVLPSIDVKDFIIKPIDMNDLIFKIKSMLTT is encoded by the coding sequence ATGACTTCCAAAGTTGAAATTAACAATCCGTCTAAGAATAAAATGGCCAGAGTAATGGTTGTAGATGACGAGAAAGATATTCTTAGGATTATTAAGAGGGATTTAGAAATAACCAATGAATTCCAAGTTGAAGTATTTTCAAGTGGACATGATGCGTTGAATTCTTTTAGGAATCATGAGCTGGGATATTATGACGTCATTATTACTGATATACGTATGCCCCGGATGAATGGATTTGAGTTGTATAGACATATAAAAGAAATGCGTCCCAACACCAAAATAGCATTTATCACTGCATTTGAAATAAATAAAGATGAATTTACAAAAGTACTTCCTTCTATTGATGTTAAAGATTTTATAATAAAACCAATTGACATGAATGATTTGATTTTTAAAATCAAATCTATGTTAACTACTTGA
- a CDS encoding KEOPS complex kinase/ATPase Bud32, with the protein MFKDGILLKRGAESELYLINWYGTRAISKVRIRKDYRHPSIDIPLRKQRTIHEANILSQVKLLGINAPFIYYLDISNFEIVMEFVQGKVLRDVFSPEYCIVLGKMIGALHSNNIIHGDITTSNFIVSPNGVISLIDFGLSFISERYEDKAADIRLFKEILNSIHIEVFEESYENFCNGYTQKYTKVAPTIFKIVSNIEKRGRYSRSLL; encoded by the coding sequence TTGTTTAAAGATGGAATTCTATTAAAAAGAGGTGCAGAATCCGAATTATATTTGATTAACTGGTACGGAACTCGTGCCATATCAAAAGTTCGAATTCGTAAAGATTATCGCCATCCATCTATCGATATTCCATTGAGGAAACAACGAACCATTCATGAAGCTAATATTCTATCTCAAGTAAAATTACTTGGGATAAATGCTCCCTTTATTTACTATCTTGACATATCTAATTTTGAAATTGTCATGGAATTCGTTCAAGGAAAAGTCCTTAGGGATGTTTTTTCACCAGAGTACTGTATTGTACTAGGGAAGATGATTGGAGCGTTGCATTCAAACAATATAATTCATGGCGATATTACAACTTCCAATTTTATTGTATCACCTAATGGAGTAATTAGTTTGATAGATTTTGGTTTATCTTTCATTTCTGAGCGATACGAAGATAAGGCAGCAGATATTCGGCTTTTCAAAGAGATATTAAACAGCATACACATTGAAGTTTTTGAGGAATCATATGAAAATTTTTGTAATGGTTATACCCAAAAATATACTAAGGTGGCACCCACAATATTTAAAATAGTTAGCAACATTGAAAAAAGAGGTCGATATTCTAGATCGCTTTTATAA
- the pheA gene encoding prephenate dehydratase, whose protein sequence is MKLCVGFQGESGSYSEASASSRFPGPHYSFVPFKSFRELFDGIENSVIDLAVVPIENSTEGSVNETYDLLVEKPLFVIGEIYQEIHHCLIINKHSSPENISVVYSHPQALAQCRRYLQSKSLDSIPMYDTAGSVKFIKESMKLNAAAIASKRAAQIYDMKILDENIEDNSNNYTRFFIISKTHKNEANHDKISIIFSIPHTPGSLYSVLKEFASRKINLTKIESRPTKNVPWEYYFFVDLEGNMNERRISESISSIQNLVKFFKLLGTYKKAEIN, encoded by the coding sequence ATGAAATTATGCGTCGGCTTTCAAGGCGAATCTGGATCATACAGTGAAGCCTCTGCTAGTAGCAGGTTCCCGGGTCCACACTATTCTTTTGTTCCTTTTAAATCCTTCCGAGAATTATTTGACGGAATTGAAAATTCAGTAATTGATTTAGCCGTTGTACCTATTGAAAATTCTACGGAAGGTAGTGTAAATGAAACCTATGATTTGCTGGTAGAAAAACCTCTATTCGTGATTGGAGAAATATATCAAGAAATACACCATTGTTTAATTATTAATAAGCACTCATCTCCCGAAAATATTTCAGTTGTTTATTCTCATCCACAAGCTCTAGCTCAGTGCAGAAGATATCTTCAATCAAAATCCTTAGATTCAATTCCAATGTATGATACTGCGGGTTCTGTTAAATTCATAAAAGAATCCATGAAGCTCAATGCAGCTGCAATAGCAAGTAAACGCGCTGCTCAAATATATGATATGAAAATCTTAGATGAAAATATAGAAGATAACTCTAATAATTATACTAGGTTTTTTATTATATCAAAAACCCATAAAAATGAGGCAAATCATGACAAAATATCTATTATATTTTCTATACCTCACACTCCGGGCTCATTATATTCAGTACTCAAGGAATTTGCATCGCGAAAAATAAATCTCACCAAAATTGAATCTAGACCTACAAAAAATGTACCTTGGGAATATTATTTTTTTGTAGATTTAGAGGGCAATATGAATGAGAGAAGAATTTCTGAGTCAATTTCATCTATACAGAATCTTGTTAAATTCTTTAAATTGCTGGGAACATACAAGAAGGCTGAAATAAATTAA
- a CDS encoding redox-regulated ATPase YchF, translated as MGKANVGKSTFFNAATDSSVPVANFPFTTISANIGVAFVRVQCVCTELGISDNPVNSKCIGGIRYIPIKLIDVAGLVPGAHSGRGLGNKFLDDARQADVLIHVIDISASTDAEGKSINAGEGDPFFDIKFVEEEFDLWIRSIILRDWHKIVRESENLKQKVEAVISNRLSGLSINEQLIRTSMEQIGLTKKPAEWTESDLLLLSKQIRIKSKPIIIAANKADLITSEHNLKKLKETGRPFFPTVSEAELLLKKAANKNLIYYLPGDSTFEIRRKETLSQEQLSALNMVSNVLSKFGSTGVQQVLNHACFHMLKQIVVYPVEDEYKLTDKNGNVLPDARLVPDNSTAKDLAFLVHQDLGKGFLYAIDIRTKQRIGADHVLRNNDIIKIVATTGRK; from the coding sequence TTGGGTAAGGCAAACGTGGGCAAATCTACTTTTTTTAACGCAGCCACTGATTCATCTGTTCCCGTTGCTAATTTTCCATTTACTACAATTAGCGCTAATATTGGAGTAGCTTTTGTAAGAGTTCAATGTGTTTGTACCGAATTAGGAATATCTGATAATCCTGTAAATTCAAAATGTATTGGAGGAATTAGATATATACCAATAAAGTTAATTGATGTAGCGGGACTAGTGCCAGGAGCCCATTCTGGTAGAGGATTAGGAAATAAATTCTTAGACGATGCGCGTCAGGCTGATGTTTTGATCCATGTGATTGATATTTCTGCATCAACAGATGCAGAAGGCAAATCCATCAATGCCGGTGAAGGTGATCCTTTTTTTGATATTAAATTTGTAGAAGAAGAATTCGATCTGTGGATAAGATCAATTATATTAAGAGATTGGCATAAAATAGTTCGAGAAAGTGAAAACCTAAAACAAAAGGTTGAAGCTGTAATATCTAACAGACTTTCAGGTTTATCAATTAACGAGCAGTTGATTAGAACTTCTATGGAGCAAATTGGATTGACAAAAAAACCCGCCGAATGGACTGAGAGTGATTTACTGTTATTAAGTAAACAAATCCGTATCAAATCCAAACCAATTATAATCGCAGCAAATAAAGCTGATCTCATTACATCCGAACATAATCTTAAGAAACTAAAAGAAACCGGTAGACCTTTCTTTCCTACCGTCAGTGAGGCTGAGTTACTTTTGAAAAAAGCTGCGAACAAAAATCTCATTTATTACTTACCAGGAGATTCCACTTTCGAAATTAGACGGAAAGAAACCCTTTCACAGGAACAACTCAGCGCTTTAAACATGGTGTCCAATGTGTTGTCAAAGTTTGGTTCTACTGGAGTTCAACAAGTTCTGAATCACGCTTGTTTTCATATGCTAAAGCAAATTGTTGTTTATCCAGTGGAAGATGAATATAAGCTCACAGACAAAAATGGAAATGTATTGCCTGATGCTAGGCTTGTTCCAGATAATTCAACAGCCAAGGATTTGGCATTCTTGGTTCATCAAGATCTGGGAAAAGGCTTCCTATACGCAATAGATATTAGGACAAAACAGCGAATAGGTGCTGATCATGTATTAAGAAATAATGACATAATTAAGATAGTAGCTACTACAGGTCGAAAATAA
- a CDS encoding exosome complex RNA-binding protein Csl4, translating to MKKVHEINRVTPGVLLSVIEEFDAGKNTYVDEGDVRSSVIGGSAIDFSDRILNVEQKNPPMIPKIGDVVVGYIDMLFGNMISVRILYINEKFSKSGFSAIASTRISNASSNYNSNWRDRSYKGKYIFKVGDIIRGKVYSLLNSSIHLTLDEKDLGVVYTICFSCGHEFTKVPGGLKCNFCGNFEERKVSTDFGKESFTALYDKQFLKL from the coding sequence TTGAAGAAGGTTCATGAGATTAATCGTGTTACTCCCGGAGTATTGCTATCTGTAATCGAGGAATTCGATGCAGGCAAAAATACCTACGTAGATGAAGGTGATGTCAGGTCTTCTGTAATTGGAGGTTCAGCAATAGACTTTTCTGACCGCATATTAAATGTAGAGCAAAAGAATCCACCAATGATTCCTAAAATTGGTGATGTTGTAGTAGGATACATCGATATGTTATTTGGAAATATGATATCTGTAAGAATACTTTATATAAATGAAAAATTTTCCAAATCTGGGTTTTCGGCCATAGCATCCACACGTATATCAAATGCTAGTAGCAACTACAATTCGAATTGGCGAGATAGAAGCTATAAGGGTAAATATATTTTCAAAGTAGGTGATATAATCAGAGGGAAAGTTTATAGCTTGTTAAATTCTTCGATTCATTTAACTTTGGATGAAAAAGATTTGGGAGTAGTTTATACCATATGTTTTTCTTGTGGTCATGAATTTACTAAAGTTCCTGGTGGATTAAAATGCAATTTCTGTGGTAATTTTGAAGAAAGAAAAGTTTCAACCGATTTTGGTAAGGAATCTTTTACAGCTTTGTATGATAAACAGTTTCTTAAACTATGA
- a CDS encoding 5' nucleotidase, NT5C type — protein MMTTDNTIALDLDSVLADVMQIWLEEYNNMFQKNFTKNDISDWHIYNVLPITKEEISSLFIRVWKNRWQDIPPTSNDIADVTDHLISQGFRVSIITKRERVTVPFVSYWLDLYKVSFNDLIFIFDDVSKNRFPFFLLVDDSPINAKEIISPKRIVIFDQPWNRSLVSYDRIYKLNQLLGLL, from the coding sequence ATGATGACAACTGACAATACTATAGCCTTAGACCTTGATTCTGTTCTAGCTGATGTGATGCAGATCTGGTTGGAAGAGTATAATAATATGTTCCAAAAGAATTTTACGAAAAATGATATTTCTGACTGGCACATCTATAATGTATTGCCTATAACTAAAGAAGAAATTTCGAGCCTATTCATAAGAGTTTGGAAAAATCGCTGGCAAGATATTCCACCAACTAGTAATGATATTGCTGATGTAACTGATCATTTGATATCTCAAGGATTCAGAGTCTCTATTATCACAAAAAGAGAACGAGTTACCGTGCCTTTCGTTTCATATTGGCTTGATCTTTACAAAGTCTCATTCAATGACTTGATTTTTATTTTTGATGATGTGTCAAAGAACCGCTTTCCATTCTTTCTCTTAGTTGATGATTCTCCAATCAATGCAAAGGAGATTATATCCCCAAAAAGAATAGTCATTTTTGATCAGCCATGGAATCGATCACTAGTATCTTATGATAGAATATACAAATTAAATCAATTACTTGGTCTATTATAA
- a CDS encoding GNAT family N-acetyltransferase, with translation MSFLVRKITEKDFDNGFFETLSNLTVVGDIYSNDELKRDVIGKVLGDQNYIIIVAEDLESKKIIGTATLLIEQKFIHNGGKVGHIEDVATRKGFEGRGVGRKIINELIKLAREQGCYKIILDCDAKVAKFYEKLGFAKKGIMMRMDLNAKFGAIYL, from the coding sequence ATGTCATTTTTAGTTAGAAAAATTACAGAAAAAGATTTTGACAATGGATTTTTTGAAACACTCTCAAATTTAACTGTAGTTGGAGATATTTATTCAAATGACGAATTAAAGAGAGATGTAATTGGAAAGGTATTAGGTGATCAAAATTATATAATCATTGTCGCCGAAGATCTAGAAAGTAAAAAAATAATAGGTACAGCTACGCTATTGATTGAACAGAAATTTATACATAACGGAGGAAAAGTTGGTCATATTGAAGATGTTGCAACTAGAAAGGGATTTGAGGGAAGAGGCGTAGGAAGAAAAATAATTAATGAATTAATAAAACTAGCGAGGGAGCAAGGATGTTATAAGATTATACTTGACTGTGATGCAAAAGTGGCGAAATTTTACGAAAAGTTGGGATTTGCAAAAAAAGGAATAATGATGAGAATGGATCTTAACGCCAAATTTGGCGCAATATATTTATAG
- a CDS encoding sensor histidine kinase, producing MLSITLSRKNIFLLILVIGVGISLSILSYHYSGLTADQIGEIASNDIRSNAIIETDGLSKTLLHIIDPVSTNLEILSKIVNYSNIGGTRIIIDAVQNSTKSLTEGYYWINENGRIVSISNVNSSIIASYGGIDLSNREYFVIPKETHTSYYSSAIESIDKIPRLYISFPILERSGEEEVFKGVILASIKIHELGRFLQSELAPQVAGNVGLMDKNGIIIYGSNPSLIGKYYLGEEFQSLVPEEIRGPYNSLLARSLQGSAGAEDLILFGGNKTTLTYQPVFIGGKYLWTLFVSSPHQLAAEVGVLINNQKNFSTLMILIIGAIALGIAFLILSWNKRLESAVNSRTIELRDANNSLLRYNRLLESANEKLSIHDKMQKEFINIAAHELRTPIMPILGDAIYLEKQFEEGKTEVKVDREQVSSIIRNAKRLRRLASDILDITKIESQSLKLNKERFNLKDVILSSISDIRAQLLSSNPLQLENLTICYDPKDIYVYADKNRITQVIFNLLSNSVKFTEKGCIEIMVEIENDTMDSNYVVVSIKDTGQGIDKEILPRLFTKFASKSYEGTGLGLFISKSIIQSHGGKIWAVNNSDSGATFCFKIPQQ from the coding sequence ATGCTGAGCATTACATTATCTAGAAAAAACATCTTTTTACTAATTCTCGTAATTGGTGTCGGAATTTCACTATCTATTTTATCATACCATTACTCTGGTTTAACAGCGGATCAAATTGGGGAAATCGCTTCCAATGATATTAGATCAAACGCTATAATTGAAACTGACGGACTTTCAAAGACTTTGTTGCATATTATCGATCCAGTTTCTACCAATTTGGAAATTCTTTCTAAGATTGTCAATTATAGTAATATTGGGGGAACCAGAATAATTATAGATGCAGTTCAGAACTCAACAAAATCATTGACTGAAGGTTATTATTGGATAAACGAAAATGGTCGGATCGTTTCGATAAGTAATGTTAATTCCAGTATAATTGCTTCTTACGGCGGTATTGATTTAAGCAACAGAGAATATTTTGTTATCCCCAAGGAAACCCATACTAGTTACTATAGCAGTGCGATCGAATCTATAGATAAGATTCCTAGGCTTTATATATCGTTCCCTATATTAGAAAGATCAGGTGAAGAGGAGGTGTTTAAAGGAGTAATACTCGCTTCTATAAAAATTCACGAACTTGGTCGTTTCTTACAGAGCGAACTAGCACCTCAGGTTGCTGGGAATGTTGGACTGATGGATAAGAATGGGATCATAATTTATGGAAGCAATCCCTCTCTTATTGGCAAATATTATCTAGGAGAAGAATTTCAATCACTTGTCCCAGAAGAAATTCGAGGACCTTATAATTCTCTTTTAGCTAGATCGCTACAGGGGTCCGCAGGAGCTGAAGATTTAATACTCTTTGGAGGAAATAAAACTACTCTCACTTACCAACCTGTTTTCATAGGTGGAAAGTATTTGTGGACCCTGTTTGTTAGCTCTCCTCATCAATTGGCTGCTGAGGTTGGTGTATTAATTAATAATCAAAAAAACTTTAGCACATTAATGATATTAATAATCGGGGCTATAGCATTAGGTATTGCATTCTTGATTCTATCATGGAATAAGCGATTAGAATCAGCCGTAAACTCTAGAACTATTGAATTAAGAGATGCAAATAACTCTTTACTCAGATATAACAGATTATTAGAATCGGCCAATGAAAAATTGAGTATTCATGACAAAATGCAAAAAGAATTCATTAATATCGCTGCCCACGAGTTAAGAACTCCAATTATGCCCATACTTGGAGATGCTATATATCTTGAAAAGCAATTTGAGGAAGGAAAAACAGAAGTCAAAGTTGATAGGGAACAAGTTAGTTCCATAATACGAAATGCTAAACGTTTGCGGAGACTTGCGTCAGATATTTTGGATATTACTAAGATCGAAAGCCAGTCACTCAAGCTCAATAAAGAGCGTTTTAATCTCAAAGATGTTATATTATCCTCAATAAGTGATATAAGGGCCCAGTTGTTAAGTAGTAATCCTTTACAACTTGAAAATCTGACTATTTGTTACGACCCTAAAGACATTTACGTGTATGCCGATAAAAACCGAATTACCCAAGTTATTTTTAACCTTCTTAGTAATTCCGTTAAATTCACTGAAAAAGGTTGCATTGAGATAATGGTGGAAATTGAGAATGATACTATGGATAGTAATTATGTTGTTGTAAGCATTAAAGATACAGGGCAAGGCATTGATAAGGAAATTCTGCCTAGACTTTTTACAAAATTTGCTTCTAAATCCTATGAAGGAACAGGATTGGGGTTATTTATCTCTAAAAGTATTATTCAATCGCACGGAGGAAAAATATGGGCAGTCAATAATAGTGATAGTGGTGCTACTTTTTGCTTTAAAATACCTCAACAATAA
- the rpl7ae gene encoding 50S ribosomal protein L7Ae — translation MSKPYYVKFEIPKDLVNAVYEAVRLAKQSGKVRKGTNETTKAIERGTSKLVVIAEDVEPPEVVAHLPILCDERSSKYVFVPSKKELGNALGIDVGSAAATIIDAGESQQILDQITNTIDELKNKSE, via the coding sequence ATGAGTAAGCCATATTACGTTAAATTCGAAATACCTAAAGATCTTGTAAATGCTGTATATGAGGCAGTGAGACTGGCGAAACAAAGTGGAAAGGTCAGAAAAGGAACTAATGAGACAACAAAGGCAATAGAAAGGGGAACTAGCAAACTCGTTGTTATTGCAGAAGATGTTGAACCTCCAGAAGTGGTGGCACATTTACCGATTTTATGCGATGAACGTTCTTCTAAATATGTGTTTGTACCTAGTAAAAAGGAATTAGGTAATGCATTAGGTATAGATGTAGGATCTGCTGCTGCAACAATCATAGATGCAGGTGAATCTCAGCAAATTCTCGATCAAATTACAAATACAATTGACGAATTAAAAAACAAGTCCGAGTAA
- the kae1 gene encoding KEOPS complex N(6)-L-threonylcarbamoyladenine synthase Kae1, translating to MLCLGIESTAHTFGCSVIEYNKDSSYSELKDSFILSETRDIYQASAGWGIHPRDASKHHSQVAAYILNKCLQEARVDIKNIDLISYSAGPGLGPCLRVGAVVSRSLASFYNKPLVPVNHAVGHLELGIKLTNSDNPLTLLVSGGHTMLLVFHRNRWRIFGETLDITLGQLFDQVGRKMGFASPCGNKIEELSNLSKTNYLHPLPYIIKGNDVSFSGLLSSVKSLIDDKSNSIYDICFSLQETAFAIIVEAVERALAFTGNKEFLIVGGVSANKRLSEMLNLACISHGSDFNSCPLRYCGDNGAQIAWTGSQIYSSDKSSCIMPENATINQSWRLDSVHIPWR from the coding sequence ATGCTGTGTTTAGGAATAGAAAGTACAGCTCATACTTTCGGATGTTCTGTGATCGAATATAATAAAGATAGTTCTTATAGCGAGCTTAAAGATAGCTTTATACTGTCAGAGACTAGAGATATCTACCAGGCATCTGCAGGATGGGGTATCCATCCTAGAGATGCATCTAAACACCATTCTCAGGTAGCTGCATACATATTAAATAAGTGTCTGCAAGAAGCTAGAGTCGATATTAAGAATATCGACCTTATCTCTTATTCAGCTGGTCCAGGATTGGGTCCTTGTCTGAGAGTAGGTGCCGTTGTCTCCCGATCGCTTGCCTCTTTTTATAACAAACCATTAGTACCGGTTAATCATGCAGTTGGACATTTAGAATTGGGAATAAAACTTACAAATTCAGATAATCCACTAACGCTTTTGGTTTCAGGTGGACATACTATGTTACTTGTCTTCCATAGAAATAGGTGGAGAATTTTCGGTGAAACACTGGACATTACTTTAGGCCAGCTCTTTGATCAAGTAGGAAGAAAAATGGGATTCGCATCTCCATGCGGTAATAAAATTGAGGAGTTGTCTAACCTCTCGAAAACCAATTACTTACATCCTTTGCCCTATATCATTAAGGGGAATGATGTATCATTTTCAGGGTTACTCAGTTCAGTTAAATCCTTGATTGATGATAAATCAAATAGCATTTATGATATTTGTTTCTCTTTACAGGAAACTGCTTTTGCAATCATTGTAGAGGCCGTGGAACGTGCGTTAGCATTTACTGGAAACAAAGAATTTCTAATAGTTGGAGGTGTTTCTGCTAATAAAAGATTGTCTGAAATGCTTAATTTGGCATGCATTAGTCATGGATCCGATTTTAACTCTTGTCCTCTAAGATATTGCGGAGATAACGGAGCGCAAATTGCTTGGACTGGGTCTCAAATTTATTCAAGTGATAAATCCTCTTGCATAATGCCCGAAAATGCTACCATAAATCAATCTTGGAGACTGGATAGTGTTCATATCCCATGGAGATAG
- a CDS encoding phosphoglucosamine mutase, which yields MVKRLFGTNGIRGIFGQDLSIEFIIDIAYSIGYYFEKGPIVVGSDGRSSSSSISKIVCAVLNSMGIDVYQMGLTPTPCLQFTVKNLKMSGGIMITASHNPKEYNGLKPVSHLGFELSRDEEIKIESIYHQRSFLNKKYTSIGNLYDLNPFDQYIDKVLTFVDREIIEKSKIRIVMDCGNGVQSIIAPLIARKLGCEVLVMNGHIDPNFSARGSEPKMDNLFGLTKMVSDNGYDLGVAFDGDGDRSIFCDEKGAIHWGDKTGSLLAYHIIKNKKLDTEIVCPINSSLVISRVGDLLDKRVHFTKVGSIEVTYGMKNTNSLIGFEENGGFFYGPLNLVRDGAITTALMIEMLSYYKQDILTGQIDDVGLPAETQTLSGIYSILGKTFQYKSSINLSSKDDIQRVLETCSEHGSVYKVEKMDGVKIWFDSESWIMFRPSGTEPLIRIYSESNDESLMNSKVREYLNLIKRTLNIEFNT from the coding sequence ATGGTCAAGAGGCTATTTGGAACAAACGGGATTAGAGGAATCTTTGGTCAAGACCTGTCGATTGAGTTTATAATTGATATAGCATATTCAATTGGATATTATTTTGAGAAAGGACCTATAGTAGTAGGTTCTGATGGTCGTTCTTCTAGCTCATCCATTTCAAAAATCGTATGCGCGGTATTAAATTCCATGGGAATAGATGTTTACCAAATGGGTTTGACACCAACACCATGCCTCCAATTTACCGTCAAGAACTTGAAAATGTCTGGCGGAATTATGATCACTGCATCACATAATCCTAAAGAGTACAATGGACTGAAACCAGTTTCTCACCTAGGGTTCGAATTATCGAGAGATGAAGAGATTAAAATTGAGTCAATATATCATCAGAGGTCCTTTTTAAACAAAAAGTATACATCCATTGGCAACTTGTATGATCTAAATCCATTTGATCAATACATCGATAAAGTTTTAACATTTGTGGATAGAGAAATTATAGAGAAATCCAAAATAAGAATTGTTATGGATTGTGGTAACGGTGTTCAATCGATTATAGCTCCCTTAATAGCGCGAAAACTAGGTTGTGAGGTTCTTGTCATGAACGGTCATATAGATCCAAATTTTTCAGCAAGAGGATCTGAGCCTAAAATGGACAATCTGTTTGGCCTTACAAAGATGGTGAGTGATAATGGTTACGATCTAGGTGTAGCATTTGATGGAGATGGCGATAGGAGTATCTTTTGTGATGAAAAAGGAGCGATCCATTGGGGTGACAAGACTGGATCACTACTAGCTTACCATATAATTAAGAATAAAAAACTTGATACAGAAATTGTCTGCCCAATTAATTCCTCTTTAGTGATTTCGAGAGTAGGAGATTTGCTTGATAAGCGAGTTCATTTTACAAAAGTTGGAAGCATCGAAGTTACATATGGTATGAAAAACACTAATTCTCTAATCGGTTTTGAAGAAAACGGTGGATTTTTCTATGGTCCTCTTAATCTAGTACGCGATGGAGCAATTACAACGGCTTTAATGATTGAAATGTTAAGCTATTACAAGCAAGACATTCTGACAGGGCAAATTGATGACGTTGGTTTACCAGCAGAAACCCAAACACTCTCAGGTATTTATTCGATACTGGGAAAAACGTTTCAATACAAATCAAGTATAAATTTATCCAGTAAGGATGATATCCAAAGAGTATTGGAGACCTGTTCTGAACATGGATCGGTATATAAGGTCGAAAAAATGGATGGAGTAAAAATATGGTTCGATTCTGAGTCTTGGATAATGTTTAGACCCAGCGGTACCGAACCATTGATTCGAATTTATTCTGAATCAAATGACGAAAGTTTAATGAATTCAAAAGTCAGAGAGTATTTGAATTTAATAAAAAGAACTTTGAACATAGAATTTAACACATAA